From the genome of Verrucomicrobiia bacterium:
TCACGCAAGCCTTGCCAGCGTATCTCCAGCAATTCCGTGCCATCGTGTTCGGCAAAAACGGAACTCGTGCGCGGCATGCGGCTCAGGGCGGCGATCTCACCAAAAATATCTCCAGCCAGTAAAGATGCGGTGCGATGCTCGTCCAGAATAGCGGGGACATCTTGCAAAAAGATGCGTACCTGCTGATCACGGCCCGTGCGGGCTCCCACACGATGATCGCGTGCCAGCTGGGCTTTGCGCCGCACCTCCGGATCGCGCGGGTTTTGCCAAAGTTGAGCCAAGGCATCCCACCAGCTTTTCCGCTCCTCAGTCCGGCGGCCCAAAATCTCAGCGGGCAGATCGGGTGAGATGACCACTTTTAAAGAGCGCTTAAGAACGAGAAACGCCGACGTGCCGTAATCACCTTCACGCACGACGATCTCACCGCGGGAAAACCGCCGGATGCGACAATCGTTCTTCAAGATCTGACGCAATGGCACCCGGCGCGGAAAGGCTTCCGGGTTCATGCGATTGAAAGGTGCCACGGCCAGCAGCCGGTCGACATCCTCGTTGGTGATATCGGGATCGAACGCAGCGTCCCAACGCTGCGGCCGGTCTACGACGAAATGGGAGGTATCAAGCATCAGGCGTCAATGACGAGGTCACCTTGCGGACGGCAAATGCAAGTAAGGCAACTGCCCTGCTCTACACTTGAATCCGCCGTTTTCAAATACTCCACCGCCCCGGACTGGATCGCCACGAGACAACTGCCACAACTGCCTGCGCAGCAACCAGAGTCCAGACGAATGCCCTTATCTCTCGCAAAATCCAGAAGATTCAGGGAAGCCGGTTCCCACGCGAACGATTTTCCTGACTTCGCGAAGGTGACCTGCGGTTGCGGCGCACCGAGCATCACTGCTACAGGCGCAGGAGCGGCCTTCTTCTTCACAGAAGCCGGACCGAACGCTTCAAAATGGATCGCAGCCTCAGGAACACCCCATGCCTCCAGACCTTCCGTCAGGTTTTGCATGAAGGCGCCATTGCCGCACAGGTAGAATTGGTAGTTGTTCGACGGCAGCAGTTGTTTCAGCAAATCGATCGTAAGGCGTCCGTTATGCTGGAAGTTAAGACCTTGCACATCTTCTGCCGTAGGCTGGCTGTAACAGATGTGGATGTGGATATTATCATGCTGCCCGGCGATCTCCATGAGATAGGAGCGCTGGATATGCTCCATGCGATTGCGCGCACCGTGGAAGAACCACACCTCGCGCTTGGAACCACTTTCGATAATGGCATTCATCATGCTCAACATCGGCGTGATACCCACACCGCCTGACAGCAGGACGATCGGTTGCGGCTGGTTCATCTCCAGATAGAAATGACCTGCGGGCGCTTTGACATCCAGAATGTCCCCCTCGCGCAGTTTGTCCACGAAGTAACTGGAAGCGAGACCCGCCGGCACGCCGGGCTTGTCCCTAGGCGCTGGCTCGCGCTTGATGGTAACGCGGTAGTAATTGTTATGAAAGGGCGAGTCCGAGATCGAATAACAACGCACTACCGGCTTGTCGTGGCCGGGGATATTGAGCTGAAAAGTCAGATACTGTCCCGGTTTGAACGGGGGCAACGGTTTGCCATCGTGCGGCACCAGGAAGAACGAAAAAACACCCGCGCATTCAAACTGCTTTTGTGCGACCTTGAATTTCCGGAAGCCGTTCCAGGCAGCGATGTTCTTCTGCGCCTCGACGTATTGTGCGCTCGCAGACTTGATCTCCCAGCGAAGTTTCTCACGAGCCAGCGCTTCCTGCTCGCGTTGCCAGTTGAGGCTCCTCAACTTGGCGATGACTTGCAGGATCAGATGCAATCCCAAGCCGCCGAGAAACAACCATCCGACGGCGCTTGCGAACCCGGCTTGCAGTGTATTTTCGATTTCAGCGGGATTCATTTGCAATCAACAGGCACATGCTTTAACAACTGCATTCAACGCAAGTAAATGCTTATGTTGCGTTCCATTCACATATTTACAAACCTTTACAATCACAGCAGAAGAGATGCCGTTTCTAATCTTCTCACGAATGGGATTTTAGCAGGCAGCTTCCTACTGATGACGCCTGCCTTGAGGGCCGCAGAGAATGTGCCTGCCAGGTTTGCAGGAGCAGAGATTTGCAGCACAGCAGGATGCCACGGCGGTGCCGATCCGAAACGCTTTCAGTTTCAATATTGGAAGCACGCCGATCCGCATTCGAAAGCATTTTCCACTTTAACCACAGCCCGTTCCGCACGCATGGCTGAGGATCTCAAGCTGGGTGATGCGACGAAAAACTTGCAGTGCACTTCCTGTCACGCGCCTTTTCACGCACTGCCCGCGAACCTTGTCGAAACACCGCTTTCAGCGATGGAGAGCGTCTCTTGTGAGTCTTGCCATGGCGCGGCCAGCAATTGGAAACTATCTCATACGCGACCGGATTATTCCCACGCTCAGCGGGTCAGCACAGGTATGCGCGACCTGCAAAACCTTTACGTTCGCGCGAACAGCTGTGTCGCCTGCCACCAGAGTATCTCGTCTGATTTGTTGAAAGCCGGTCACCCGGAATTGATTTTCGAACTCGATGGCCAGACCCAATCGCAACCCCGCCATTGGCAAGAGAAGCCCGATTACCATCGCGGTCAGGCATGGCTCACCGGCCAGGCTGTCGCCCTGCGTGAGATGACCGCACAGTTGTTACGCGAGAAAACTCCCAACCCAACTCTCGTGCTTCGCTGGCAAGCTGTTAAGTGGCTCGTGCAACAAAGCCGCGTGGTCTCACAGACCGCTGACCATCTCGTGACGCTTTCCGATGACACCAGCCGCTCCAATCTGGAAACGATCCATCGCATCGCCGACCAGCTTGCCAAGGAAACTTCTGATGCCGAGTGGAACGAGACACAAACGCGCCAGCTCTTGAAACGCCTCGCATCTCTCAAGGCTGACTTCTCTGGCAAAACCTCCCAGCCACTCGCTGCCCGCCGCGCTGAACGGCTTGTCCTCGCGCTCGATCGCCTCAGTGCTGCGTTGCCCGAGAATGTTGCCAAGAGCTTGGATGATTCGCTCAAGAAGCTGTTCGCTTCCGCCCAAGTTCTCGAAGATTTCAAGGCCGAGAACTTTGCCAAAGAGCTCGACGCTCTAGCCGCCAAACTCTGATCCCACCCTAAACCACCACTGGACGTCTCACCGTTCAGCCTCTACCGTTCACTCGTGTTTCGGCCTTGTATTGATTTACACGATGGGAAAGTGAAGCAGATCGTCGGCGGCTCGCTCTCTGACAGCGGCGCTGGCTTGCGTACGAATTTCGTTTCCGAACGTCCCAGTTCTTTTTACGCGGAACTCTATAAACGCGACAATCTCAAGGGCGGTCACGTCATCATGCTCGGCACGGGCAACGAAGCCGCCGCCAAGGAAGCCCTCGCTGCCTATCCTGGTGGACTCCACGTCGGTGGTGGCATCAACGCCACCAACGCCCGCAGCTACCTCGATGCCGGGGCCTCCCACGTCATCGTCACGTCCTGGGTCTTTCGCGATGGCCGCCTTGATGAAGCCCGTCTCGCCGAACTCATCCAGATCGTCGGAAAGTCCCGCCTCGTCCTCGATTTAAGCTGCCGCATCCGTGCGGGCGAATACTTCGTCGTAACCGATCGTTGGCAGAAGTTCACCGATTTGCGCGTCACTAAGGAGACATTGCAAACCCTCGCCCAATCGTGCGATGAGTTCCTCATCCACGCCGTCGATGTCGAGGGCCTCTGCCAAGGTGTCGATCTGGAACTCGTGAAACGCCTTGGACAATGGACGCCCATTCCCACCACCTACGCTGGTGGCGCAAGATCTCTCGAAGACCTGCAACAAGTCGCTCAAGCCAGTAACGGTCGCGTGGACCTCACCATCGGTTCCGCGCTCGATATCTTTGGTGGCAACGGCGTGCGTTACGCTGACTGCGTCGCCTTCAATCATCAACAGGCCGCGAAAACTTCCTGACCCATGCGCGAGTGGCTCAAACGGCATTCGCTCAAGCTTCTCGCCATTCGCGACACACCGAACGCCATCGCTGGCG
Proteins encoded in this window:
- a CDS encoding multiheme c-type cytochrome produces the protein MTPALRAAENVPARFAGAEICSTAGCHGGADPKRFQFQYWKHADPHSKAFSTLTTARSARMAEDLKLGDATKNLQCTSCHAPFHALPANLVETPLSAMESVSCESCHGAASNWKLSHTRPDYSHAQRVSTGMRDLQNLYVRANSCVACHQSISSDLLKAGHPELIFELDGQTQSQPRHWQEKPDYHRGQAWLTGQAVALREMTAQLLREKTPNPTLVLRWQAVKWLVQQSRVVSQTADHLVTLSDDTSRSNLETIHRIADQLAKETSDAEWNETQTRQLLKRLASLKADFSGKTSQPLAARRAERLVLALDRLSAALPENVAKSLDDSLKKLFASAQVLEDFKAENFAKELDALAAKL
- a CDS encoding 2Fe-2S iron-sulfur cluster-binding protein, with product MNPAEIENTLQAGFASAVGWLFLGGLGLHLILQVIAKLRSLNWQREQEALAREKLRWEIKSASAQYVEAQKNIAAWNGFRKFKVAQKQFECAGVFSFFLVPHDGKPLPPFKPGQYLTFQLNIPGHDKPVVRCYSISDSPFHNNYYRVTIKREPAPRDKPGVPAGLASSYFVDKLREGDILDVKAPAGHFYLEMNQPQPIVLLSGGVGITPMLSMMNAIIESGSKREVWFFHGARNRMEHIQRSYLMEIAGQHDNIHIHICYSQPTAEDVQGLNFQHNGRLTIDLLKQLLPSNNYQFYLCGNGAFMQNLTEGLEAWGVPEAAIHFEAFGPASVKKKAAPAPVAVMLGAPQPQVTFAKSGKSFAWEPASLNLLDFARDKGIRLDSGCCAGSCGSCLVAIQSGAVEYLKTADSSVEQGSCLTCICRPQGDLVIDA
- the hisA gene encoding phosphoribosylformimino-5-aminoimidazole carboxamide ribotide isomerase; this translates as MFRPCIDLHDGKVKQIVGGSLSDSGAGLRTNFVSERPSSFYAELYKRDNLKGGHVIMLGTGNEAAAKEALAAYPGGLHVGGGINATNARSYLDAGASHVIVTSWVFRDGRLDEARLAELIQIVGKSRLVLDLSCRIRAGEYFVVTDRWQKFTDLRVTKETLQTLAQSCDEFLIHAVDVEGLCQGVDLELVKRLGQWTPIPTTYAGGARSLEDLQQVAQASNGRVDLTIGSALDIFGGNGVRYADCVAFNHQQAAKTS